One part of the Clostridium thermosuccinogenes genome encodes these proteins:
- a CDS encoding ABC transporter substrate-binding protein — MKTKVLKTLSLLLALCLALSLVACGSKNADSKDDSAKTQEQTSAGGTEKTDKTDKAEKKEPVEIIYWGDWAGEGQKQFEAMLEEFNKSQDRIVAKYVVTQDMITKFLTASASGQSPDIMFWDRWRTCLYAPKGVLEPIDDFMQRDNVNKEDFYQEALRELSYGGKTYGLPLTVDCRALFYNKKLFAEKGLNPPKTWDELREAAIKLTEWDGDKLVRAGFSLSDVGLFSMWIRQAGGDMVTEDGKKTAFNSPEGLMVLNFWDRLLNEDKVYKVGFESGLGNDVDAFATGKVAMTYTGPWMLSTYKEYGKDLEFGIVPPPAGPNGHKGGMIGGFGLVIPSAAKHKEEAWELMKWWLAVPENAAMYGKMSLNIPGSRIAAQDEFFSAEDSLYKPFVETFEFAKIRPPFEQYSNMEVKALIPQLQLFVEGKLTAEQALQKAQEMGDKILAETSEE; from the coding sequence ATGAAAACGAAAGTATTAAAAACGCTATCTTTACTCCTTGCCTTGTGTCTGGCTTTGTCTTTAGTGGCTTGTGGATCTAAAAATGCAGACTCTAAAGACGATTCGGCCAAAACACAGGAACAGACTTCTGCAGGAGGAACGGAAAAAACTGACAAAACGGATAAGGCAGAAAAAAAGGAACCCGTAGAAATCATTTATTGGGGAGACTGGGCAGGAGAAGGACAAAAGCAATTTGAAGCTATGCTGGAAGAGTTCAATAAATCACAGGACAGAATTGTAGCAAAATATGTTGTTACCCAAGATATGATTACTAAGTTTTTGACAGCATCCGCTTCCGGACAATCTCCCGACATCATGTTCTGGGATCGCTGGAGAACCTGCCTTTATGCACCAAAAGGCGTATTGGAGCCTATTGATGATTTCATGCAGAGGGATAACGTAAATAAAGAGGATTTTTACCAGGAAGCTCTGCGGGAGCTGTCATATGGCGGAAAAACCTATGGTTTGCCTTTAACTGTGGATTGCCGTGCTCTCTTTTACAATAAGAAGTTGTTTGCTGAAAAGGGACTTAATCCTCCCAAAACATGGGATGAATTGCGGGAAGCCGCTATAAAACTGACGGAATGGGATGGAGACAAACTGGTGCGTGCAGGCTTTTCACTGAGTGATGTAGGACTTTTCAGCATGTGGATAAGGCAAGCCGGTGGAGATATGGTTACTGAAGACGGAAAAAAGACAGCCTTTAACAGCCCTGAAGGATTGATGGTATTGAATTTCTGGGACCGCTTGCTGAATGAAGATAAGGTATACAAGGTTGGCTTTGAAAGCGGATTGGGCAACGATGTAGACGCTTTTGCCACAGGAAAGGTTGCCATGACTTATACCGGCCCATGGATGCTCAGTACATACAAGGAATACGGAAAAGATTTAGAGTTTGGAATCGTTCCTCCTCCGGCAGGACCAAACGGACATAAAGGTGGAATGATAGGAGGATTTGGTCTTGTAATACCTTCCGCTGCAAAGCATAAGGAAGAGGCATGGGAGTTAATGAAGTGGTGGCTGGCGGTGCCTGAAAATGCAGCAATGTATGGTAAGATGAGCCTTAATATCCCAGGATCAAGAATTGCGGCACAGGATGAGTTTTTCTCTGCTGAAGATTCACTATATAAGCCTTTTGTTGAGACCTTTGAGTTTGCAAAAATAAGACCTCCCTTTGAGCAGTACTCAAATATGGAAGTAAAGGCTTTGATACCTCAGCTTCAGTTGTTCGTAGAGGGCAAGCTGACAGCAGAACAGGCTCTGCAGAAAGCTCAAGAGATGGGTGACAAGATACTTGCAGAGACATCAGAAGAATAA